In the genome of Drosophila pseudoobscura strain MV-25-SWS-2005 chromosome 3, UCI_Dpse_MV25, whole genome shotgun sequence, one region contains:
- the LOC6898229 gene encoding serine protease grass-like — MWSFCEVDFMGSEKRAYVFASSISFHQYHFDSSAMKYAGTLILVLAACHVVGALRFLERRCTSKSRHRRRLIGGVDAKLFSTPWMAYLHRNGDFICGGSLITYRFVLTAAHCRKLDEQIVVRLGEYDVDTQIDCRDRGCALPFEDHEVESFYSHPSYTTIKHFDIALVKLKTRVVEQNNITPICLLLDTTDTWQRYVDSIQQFSVAGWGWTKTDSLSHVLQTANVTKVDEFTCIGDFGFEVDQSHICAGDPARHTCNGDSGGPLFATISEDLVDYNVQFGIVSYGENPCKGVGVFTNVKSYIPWIEHTINRANTVA, encoded by the exons ATGTGGAGCTTCTGCGAAGTCGattttatgggttctgagaaaCGAGCCTATGTTTTCGCATCATCCATCAGCTTCCATCAGTATCATTTCGATTCTTCCGCGATGAAGTACGCAGGGACTTTGATTCTGGTCCTAGCGGCATGCCACGTTGTTGGAGCCCTGCGATTTCTCGAACGTCGTTGCACCTCAAAGTCGCGACACCGTCGCCGACTTATAGGAGGAGTTGATGCCAAACTATTTTCGACACCATGGATGGCATATCTGCATCGAAATGGGGATTTTATTTGCGGCGGATCCCTCATCACCTATc GCTTCGTTCTCACTGCTGCGCATTGTAGAAAGTTGGACGAGCAAAT AGTGGTGCGACTGGGCGAATACGATGTCGATACACAGATAGATTGCAGAGATCGAGGATGCGCACTTCCCTTTGAAGACCATGAAGTCGAGTCCTTTTATTCGCATCCCTCCTACACGACGATCAAGCACTTCGATATAGCTCTCGTTAAACTCAAGACGAGGGTGGTAGAGCAAA ACAACATCACACCGATCTGTCTGCTGttggacaccacggacacatGGCAGCGTTATGTAGATTCCATTCAACAGTTTTCTGTGGCAGGCTGGGGCTGGACCAAAACGGATTCGCTTAGCCACGTTCTCCAGACGGCGAATGTCACGAAGGTTGACGAGTTCACCTGCATTGGTGATTTTGGTTTTGAAGTCGATCAGAGTCACATCTGTGCCGGGGATCCCGCTCGCCATACGTGCAACGGAGACTCTGGCGGCCCATTGTTTGCAACAATAAGCGAAGATTTGGTGGACTACAACGTTCAGTTTGGGATTGTCAGCTACGGAGAGAACCCTTGCAAAGGCGTGGGTGTATTCACGAATGTTAAAAGCTATATTCCATGGATCGAACACACCATAAACAGGGCAAACACTGTAGCATAA
- the LOC6898230 gene encoding serine protease grass-like isoform X1 — protein sequence MKYAGTLILVLAACHVDGSLRFLEDHCSSNLRLHSKLHLIGGDDAELFSTPWMAYLHRNGNFICGGTLITYRFVLTAAHCRKLDEQIVVRLGEYDVDTQIDCRDRGCALPFEDHEVESFYSHPSYTTIKHFDIALVKLKTRVVEQNNITPICLLLDTTDTWQRYVDSIQQFSVAGWGWTEAGSFSHVLKTANVTQVDQFTCLADFGFEVDQSHICAGDPARHTCYGDSGGPLFATISQDLVDYNVQFGIVSYGENPCQGVGVFTNVKSYIPWIEHTINRANTVA from the exons ATGAAGTACGCAGGGACTTTGATTCTGGTTCTAGCGGCATGCCACGTTGATGGATCCCTGCGATTTCTCGAAGATCATTGCAGTTCAAACTTGCGACTCCACAGCAAACTCCATCTTATCGGAGGAGATGATGCCGAACTATTTTCGACACCATGGATGGCATATCTGCATCGAAATGGGAATTTTATTTGCGGCGGAACCCTCATTACCTATC GCTTTGTTCTCACTGCTGCGCATTGTAGAAAGTTGGACGAGCAAAT AGTGGTGCGACTGGGCGAATACGATGTCGATACACAGATAGATTGCAGAGATCGAGGATGCGCACTTCCCTTTGAAGACCATGAAGTCGAGTCCTTTTATTCCCATCCCTCCTACACGACGATCAAGCACTTCGATATAGCTCTCGTTAAACTCAAGACAAGGGTGGTAGAGCAAA ACAACATCACACCGATCTGTCTGCTGttggacaccacggacacatGGCAGCGTTATGTAGATTCCATTCAACAGTTTTCTGTGGCAGGCTGGGGCTGGACCGAAGCGGGTTCGTTTAGCCACGTTCTCAAGACGGCGAATGTCACGCAGGTCGACCAGTTCACCTGCCTGGCTGACTTTGGTTTTGAAGTCGATCAGAGTCACATCTGTGCCGGGGATCCCGCTCGCCATACGTGCTACGGAGACTCTGGCGGCCCATTGTTTGCAACAATAAGCCAAGATTTGGTGGACTACAACGTTCAGTTTGGGATTGTCAGCTACGGAGAGAACCCTTGCCAAGGCGTGGGTGTATTCACGAATGTTAAAAGCTATATTCCATGGATCGAACACACCATAAACAGGGCAAACACTGTAGCATAA
- the LOC6898230 gene encoding serine protease grass-like isoform X4 produces the protein MKYAGTLILVLAACHVVGALRFLERRCTSKSRHRRRLIGGVDAKLFSTPWMAYLHRNGNFICGGSLITYRFVLTAAHCRKLDEQIVVRLGEYDVDTQIDCRDRGCALPFEDHEVESFYSHPSYTTIKHFDIALVKLKTRVVEQNNITPICLLLDTTDTWQRYVDSIQQFSVAGWGWTEAGSFSHVLKTANVTQVDQFTCLADFGFEVDQSHICAGDPARHTCYGDSGGPLFATISQDLVDYNVQFGIVSYGENPCQGVGVFTNVKSYIPWIEHTINRANTVA, from the exons ATGAAGTACGCAGGGACTTTGATTCTGGTTCTAGCGGCATGCCACGTTGTTGGAGCCCTGCGATTTCTCGAACGTCGTTGCACCTCAAAGTCGCGACACCGTCGCCGACTTATAGGAGGAGTTGATGCCAAACTATTTTCGACACCATGGATGGCATATCTGCATCGAAATGGGAATTTTATTTGCGGCGGATCCCTCATCACCTATC GCTTCGTTCTCACTGCTGCGCATTGTAGAAAGTTGGACGAGCAAAT AGTGGTGCGACTGGGCGAATACGATGTCGATACACAGATAGATTGCAGAGATCGAGGATGCGCACTTCCCTTTGAAGACCATGAAGTCGAGTCCTTTTATTCCCATCCCTCCTACACGACGATCAAGCACTTCGATATAGCTCTCGTTAAACTCAAGACAAGGGTGGTAGAGCAAA ACAACATCACACCGATCTGTCTGCTGttggacaccacggacacatGGCAGCGTTATGTAGATTCCATTCAACAGTTTTCTGTGGCAGGCTGGGGCTGGACCGAAGCGGGTTCGTTTAGCCACGTTCTCAAGACGGCGAATGTCACGCAGGTCGACCAGTTCACCTGCCTGGCTGACTTTGGTTTTGAAGTCGATCAGAGTCACATCTGTGCCGGGGATCCCGCTCGCCATACGTGCTACGGAGACTCTGGCGGCCCATTGTTTGCAACAATAAGCCAAGATTTGGTGGACTACAACGTTCAGTTTGGGATTGTCAGCTACGGAGAGAACCCTTGCCAAGGCGTGGGTGTATTCACGAATGTTAAAAGCTATATTCCATGGATCGAACACACCATAAACAGGGCAAACACTGTAGCATAA
- the LOC6898230 gene encoding serine protease grass-like isoform X3 — MKYAGTLILVLAACHVDGSLRFLEDHCSSNLRLHSKLHLIGGDDAELFSTPWMAYLHRNGNFICGGTLITYRFVLTAAHCRKLDEQIVVRLGEYDVDTQIDCRDRGCALPFEDHEVESFYSHPSYTTIKHFDIALVKLKTRVVEQNNITPICLLLDTTDTWQRYVDSIQQFSVAGWGWTEAGSFSHVLKTANVTQVDQFTCLADFGFEVDQSHICAGDPARHTCYGDSGGPLFATISQDLVDYNVQFGIVSYGENPCQGVGVFTNVKSYIPWIEHTINRANTVA, encoded by the exons ATGAAGTACGCAGGGACTTTGATTCTGGTTCTAGCGGCATGCCACGTTGATGGATCCCTGCGATTTCTCGAAGATCATTGCAGTTCAAACTTGCGACTCCACAGCAAACTCCATCTTATCGGAGGAGATGATGCCGAACTATTTTCGACACCATGGATGGCATATCTGCATCGAAATGGGAATTTTATTTGCGGCGGAACCCTCATTACCTATC GCTTCGTTCTCACTGCTGCGCATTGTAGAAAGTTGGACGAGCAAAT AGTGGTGCGACTGGGCGAATACGATGTCGATACACAGATAGATTGCAGAGATCGAGGATGCGCACTTCCCTTTGAAGACCATGAAGTCGAGTCCTTTTATTCCCATCCCTCCTACACGACGATCAAGCACTTCGATATAGCTCTCGTTAAACTCAAGACAAGGGTGGTAGAGCAAA ACAACATCACACCGATCTGTCTGCTGttggacaccacggacacatGGCAGCGTTATGTAGATTCCATTCAACAGTTTTCTGTGGCAGGCTGGGGCTGGACCGAAGCGGGTTCGTTTAGCCACGTTCTCAAGACGGCGAATGTCACGCAGGTCGACCAGTTCACCTGCCTGGCTGACTTTGGTTTTGAAGTCGATCAGAGTCACATCTGTGCCGGGGATCCCGCTCGCCATACGTGCTACGGAGACTCTGGCGGCCCATTGTTTGCAACAATAAGCCAAGATTTGGTGGACTACAACGTTCAGTTTGGGATTGTCAGCTACGGAGAGAACCCTTGCCAAGGCGTGGGTGTATTCACGAATGTTAAAAGCTATATTCCATGGATCGAACACACCATAAACAGGGCAAACACTGTAGCATAA
- the LOC6898230 gene encoding serine protease grass-like isoform X2 has protein sequence MKYAGTLILVLAACHVDGSLRFLEDHCSSNLRLHSKLHLIGGVDAKLFSTPWMAYLHRNGNFICGGSLITYRFVLTAAHCRKLDEQIVVRLGEYDVDTQIDCRDRGCALPFEDHEVESFYSHPSYTTIKHFDIALVKLKTRVVEQNNITPICLLLDTTDTWQRYVDSIQQFSVAGWGWTEAGSFSHVLKTANVTQVDQFTCLADFGFEVDQSHICAGDPARHTCYGDSGGPLFATISQDLVDYNVQFGIVSYGENPCQGVGVFTNVKSYIPWIEHTINRANTVA, from the exons ATGAAGTACGCAGGGACTTTGATTCTGGTTCTAGCGGCATGCCACGTTGATGGATCCCTGCGATTTCTCGAAGATCATTGCAGTTCAAACTTGCGACTCCACAGCAAACTCCATCTTATCGGAGGAG TTGATGCCAAACTATTTTCGACACCATGGATGGCATATCTGCATCGAAATGGGAATTTTATTTGCGGCGGATCCCTCATCACCTATC GCTTCGTTCTCACTGCTGCGCATTGTAGAAAGTTGGACGAGCAAAT AGTGGTGCGACTGGGCGAATACGATGTCGATACACAGATAGATTGCAGAGATCGAGGATGCGCACTTCCCTTTGAAGACCATGAAGTCGAGTCCTTTTATTCCCATCCCTCCTACACGACGATCAAGCACTTCGATATAGCTCTCGTTAAACTCAAGACAAGGGTGGTAGAGCAAA ACAACATCACACCGATCTGTCTGCTGttggacaccacggacacatGGCAGCGTTATGTAGATTCCATTCAACAGTTTTCTGTGGCAGGCTGGGGCTGGACCGAAGCGGGTTCGTTTAGCCACGTTCTCAAGACGGCGAATGTCACGCAGGTCGACCAGTTCACCTGCCTGGCTGACTTTGGTTTTGAAGTCGATCAGAGTCACATCTGTGCCGGGGATCCCGCTCGCCATACGTGCTACGGAGACTCTGGCGGCCCATTGTTTGCAACAATAAGCCAAGATTTGGTGGACTACAACGTTCAGTTTGGGATTGTCAGCTACGGAGAGAACCCTTGCCAAGGCGTGGGTGTATTCACGAATGTTAAAAGCTATATTCCATGGATCGAACACACCATAAACAGGGCAAACACTGTAGCATAA